The following nucleotide sequence is from Pagrus major chromosome 16, Pma_NU_1.0.
TTGCTCAAAATGTTTCTCTGTATGTTGGTGACTCACCTCCTCGTTGttatcagtgttttaaatgCTGCAGCACCTCCACATTATCAGCATTCCTcgagcagaaaaacacacaaatctgtGGTTTGAATTCTTGAATACAAAGTTTCTTTGTTAATGAGAAGCTGATTATGTGGGAGTATTTATTGGCAGGTCGGTTGATTTATTCGCCTTCATTATTACAGCAGGATCACACCATGTTTACACTGGACACTAAACCAATCTCCTGTATGAGATCAACAGTTTGAAAGAATGTGACCTCAAAACTAAACTCAGACGAATCTGTTCTGTGATTTATATGTAATTCTTGCTCTCGCACCAATATTTTCCCCAAACTGAGCAGATCTGGTTAGTGTCAAGTGtaatctgtgtttgtctttggtGACCAACTCATCAGACTCCAGACCAAACATATACATAGCGGCATAATAAATCTGCAGAGGACCTCTGTGGTGTTTTGGCAGGTACATTGTAATGGAGTTGATCTGCTTTTGGTTTATTCTTACaagtgatttctttttctttttttgttaagAATGGACTGAGCGTGTTTACCAATGCTCTTGGCCGCTACTAATGCACAAGGGTGCTACTCCCAAGGCTTTGTGTGTCTTGAAGTGTTGGGCGCTGATGCCCTCTAGTGCCTAAGGTGTGTGCAAGATGATCGAAAAGCTAAATTagattttttcatttacagtcGACAAGCTCCAGTTTGAACCACCGCTCCGGAAGGAAACTGAAGCTCATTCTGAAATGGTAATAGTTGTATTTAGTTTAATCAACATTCAACCACTAATCACTTAATTTTATTGCATGTAGAAAAAGGATATCTGCAAATTTATAAATGCAGGTTTTtgaaaaatctatttttgtgtgtgtgtgtggctttccACAGGATGTGAGTAAAGATAATGACTTCCCTTCCCCGTGGAGTCCATTTGCAGAGGGAGGAATAACAACCAGGTAATCCATGGAAACTGCTGTCACGGGAACTGCTCCTATTTAccccccctcactctctctctctctttctctctctctctcgatctGGACCTGGTTTATGTATTAGATGGATGCATCTCTTGAGATTCATCCTAAGAAAGGAAACACACGCAGTTAAAGTTTTGTTGCTGTagttattttacatattttgaaTCTGTTACATCCTCGATTCCCCAAAAAAAGTTGTGACGTTGTTTAAgacgtaaataaaaacagaatgcaaccatttgcaaacaaactgtatttACCAACAACAGTTTTATGAAGTGTGCCCCGTccatcatttgtgttttatgcCTTACACAGCGTCCCGACTCTTTTGGAATCAGTTGTACtattaacaaacacaaaatgtaaagcTGCATGAAGTATCGGTGGTAAAATACATTAGTTTAATTCTGTAATCTGATATCCTTGTTGACACTAAATgtcaatacattttctttttgatgctcctcactgtctctcactTTAACCAGCTTGTTCACTGAAGCTAACCTGTGTCTGTGCATGAACTCACTGTCCCCACCtgcacttaaaatgttttttttttggctcccTCTCACTTGTCCATGTgcttttgactgtttttctccttccacttcttctctctgtcctcctgtggctgtctgtctctctttcacatCAAGGAGCCTTCTCAAAAGCGTTGAGGACGAATTGTTCCAACGGTAACACTAACACTGTGTGCGCTGTAAACTCTAAGCCATCCACCCCTCGCCTGGTCCCCCACCCTTTTCTCAGTGAGGTTTAGCTCCCACCACGTCCATAAATCACCCTCCCTGACACCTCTCCATTCACCATGTTTGGTATGATGATAGCTGTAGATCCAAACTGTGCATCCTGCTGCATACATGTGACTCAGACAGGCAGGTAGAACAGTGCAATGTAGAAAGGGACAGGAAAATAACTACTGTATTCACACATTCATCTGAtagaaaacaaggaaaagatTTCTTGCACAAACAAAACGAGAAGTAAGACTGGAAGGGAGCTGGATACAGGCACAATAGTTTTAACAGCTTTTTACCCATAATTTAGGGTAAATACCTGCAATGATGTGCACATGTTTTGCATGGTGAGCAATGAATTGCATCAACATACATATAGATCTTCTAGTATTTCATGTTCACGGAGAAAATTTCATGTCACGATCATCCTGCCCACTATTATCATAGTGGACATAGTCAGTGATGATAAGTGCAACATCCTGTTTGGCAAGACAGAAATATACCTTGAATGCAGCTTTAGAAGTATTTTTCTTGTGGTTTCCATTCCATGATGCTCGGTTTCAGTATTACGATTCTTCTCCTTAGAGTCATACTCTCATTATCTCTAAGGAGGgattttacacaaacatttacaccATTAACACGCCTCCTGAGCTCTGATGAGTCTTATGTTCCACACTGATtactgtgtctgttttctgcAGGGGACACATCGCTCACCTTGAAGATGCCTTTGAAGAAGTGGAGCTGTGAGTGACGTCAATACATTAAGATTTCGTCATTCATTGCTGTAGtttacatctttttaaataaaaaatctccaTTTCAGGTCAACCATCAAGCCAGgggttcctcctcctctgccgcCAAAGGTGAGACCAAAAAtgatttacatgtttgtttgtttgttttttactgtttgtatttttgcagattgtttcactctttctctttctcagccGAGATTAAACAGCTCATCTGAGGAGCTTGGCCTTAACGATGAGAGGTCTCTGACGGTTCGGAGATTCCCTAACTCTGAGAACGGACCGAGCCAGGTGGCTCGCAGACAGAGCACACCTGAGCAGGGCAACAAGGTGGAGCACTCGTCTCCAGATTACCTCTCTGCAAGCGTCAGCAGTCCCGGCCTTTTGTCCCATGCCTCTGATCCTGGTGAGCATCAGTGTTTTGAATATTTACGTGCAATTTCCTTTCGTTAGTTTCTGTCATCTGAAACCGAGCGGGTCTCTAAATGAGcactggttttatttttgcaagCTCTCAGTAAATCTGAATGTAAAGGTAAGGGACCTTGATGTAAATGTTGTAATCTTTGGATGTAAATTCTGCGTGCCTGACAGTGTGATTAATAGTTACACCACAAATGTCGTTGGACAGATAACGACTCGGATGACAGTGTGAATGGAGGCAGTCCCAGGGCACCACCCAACCGACAGCACCGGAAGGAGAAAAAGGAATTTCCTGTGAGTCTGAAGATATTGCAAGACATAATACGTTCAAATATGTATGTCAGTCGTGACAGCCACGCTCCACTCATCTTCAGTTTCAGTTGGTTTTAGGATCAAAATTTAATCTGTGGTTTACGAGTCTGTATTTTATATGTGGAGTGTCTCCAACTAGTTGGCTGAGTTTGCACTGAAACCTCAAATATGGTGTCTTTTCCCTCGTGAGATCCAAGCGGTAACAGTTAAAGAGGGAAATTTGGCGTCCACTCGTGTTGAACATTTAACCGAGTTTGACAGACACAATAGAAAGCAGCccatattgttttttgtttgactgGAGCTAATCTAAGCAGCTAAATTGAAAACGGttggtgttttgtgtgtgtgtactctggATCTAcattactttattgttttttgtttcctcacTCTTCCTCAGAAACCAGCTATCAACGGTCTGCCTCCCACTCCTAAAGTGCTGGTGAGTGAATCATATGTATTGTCCCTCACGTCTTTCCGCTGGCCTGGTTTCATGGACACTGTTATTAAACTcgtctgagctgctgctgctgtacattCTGTAGATATTTGGGGTCCACAGAGCTTTCTGCTTTGTggttgctgctgctcagctcagctTCAGATCATTAAACCCTGGCTGACATTTAGCGCTTCACTGAGCCAGAGGCTGCCTGTTCTGAGCCATGCTGCCTTTTCATTTCAGATGGGAGCCTGTTTCTCTAAAGTGTTTGATGGCTGTCCACTGAAGATCAACTGTGCCACTTCATGGATTCATCCAGACACCAAAGGTAAAGCTTCACGCATTAATTAtggtacacaaacacacagaattgACGTGTTCTCTTAAAACCAGTgcttcatattattttatttttcccctcTAGATCAGTATCTGATCTTTGGGACAGAGGATGGCATCTATACGCTGAATCTGAATGAGCTACATGAAGCTACAATGGAGCAGGTACCAGCAGCTAAAATCTAAGACGGAGGATTTGTTAAAAACgatgtacagtatttattgATCACAAAGCCCCGCCCCCCGTAGTTACCGTTCTAAGACAACACATATGCAGTTTAAAGTTACAACAGTGCCTCAAGAATGAAATGATTCGATTTGATGACAGTCATGATGCCCAGTCTCGTGACTGTGATATCTCTGAATCACATGAAGGGagttttttacatttgacaCCCAAGGATGATTTGATTTCAGACTGAGATAGACAAAAGCAGACTTCTCATTTCTAAAACAGAtgactgtcacactgtcagtgGTGGATTTTATCAGGGCGCAGTTAACTGCTGACATAGTGATTcctgttgatttgttttttaaaacaagaatcTGGTGAAAAGAGTCGTTATTGTGCTAAAAGGCTAAAGTTGTTAGCTCCCATGTAAAAAGTCACCAGGAAAATAATAGACAGTGAATGTCACCCCTTAAAATAATGCAGATAGTCAATGCTCTTTGGCCTTTAAAGTAACACTCTGCTACTACTGTTAGCTACTGTTAAGTTAGCCAGATATGCTTCTGAATGCATGAatgaactttatttatatggcacctGTCATGTAAAGAATAAATGTCAAAGTGCTGTACTATTCAGAAGCAACAAAAGCACCAGAAACACGTTTAAAACCATACACATACAAGGTGGAAGGAAGAAAATGCCATCAATAGTCTCTTTAGAAAGATTAcaaaacagacagcagcttaTTATAGGCCCTTCTTAAAAGATATGTCAGTCAGCAAGTCTAATATATAAAGACAAATGGTTTCATATTTTGTGGGTGTTTGGCTAAAAGCAGCTTCCTCACAAGTTTTTTGTGGTGACCTCAGGGATAGTCAGTAGTCTAGCAAGAGTCCAGTGCTCTTGCTCTATAATTGGACAATAGCTTTTCAAGCAAAGGGAGCAAACACTCCTACTCACTGCCTCCTTCAAGAACCAATGTCCTAACTATACAgtgattttacatttgtttaattcCCCCTTTAGCTGTTCCCGAGGAAGTGTACATGGCTGTACGTCATCAACAACAACCTGATGTCTTTATCTGGTAAGTGATGGACCTATCCCAGCCTCCTGCTTCACTGGCCACTGTCATAACCTGCTGCTTCTTTGTCCCGTGTTATCTGGCTGCCCCCTGAGGGCAAGACAGTCCCTCTCATATCTGCAGCCCTGAAATAACTGATTCTTTTGTTTACCATCAGAGAGCCTCTATACACACTGTGTCCTTGTAGCACGGTGACTCATGAGTGACGCATCTGGCTTTACAGCCTGTTCTTCTGCTGAAGAACCACTCAGATATTGATCTCAACGtatgagacaaaaacaatggtagtttattttatacatttaaaacagacCGAAAACCCATTTGAAACCAAAACTGTCGTTTGGCTGACCTAGTTGCCCCCAAAGCCGTTTCTCGGTTTAACAGTTGAGGATGGGATTACAAAGTGCGAGGTCTACTTTCGGTTTTACCTTCAGCAGTTTGCCCCTTGGTATACTTaacctcttttctcttctcctcttcccttGGACACTGTCCATCCTCCTCTCGCCTGGCTTGATTTGATATTCTACTAACTGGCTTCATCAGAAGGTAATCATGcttcacatcatcatcacacttcTGTTTTTACCCCTGTTCACATCTAACCTTTCTACATGTGAAACCTGCTTCATGGGACTTGaagaaataatgtttaaaatattgaaaattacGACTACACTACTCACTGTTTTAGTCACAAAGCTGACGATTACATATTCTGTATTCTGCTGTAGGGAAAACCTTCCAGCTGTACTCCCACAATCTCATCGGGCTGTTCGAGCAGCTGAAGAAACCCGGCCTGGCTGCTCAGTTCCAGACTCACCGTTTCCCAGACAAAATTTTACCCAGGTGAGACCAACAAGCCCGGGGTCAAAACTTTACGTATGTTGCTACACTCCTGctgtgcagtttttttgttcCCCACTGTCTACCATCGTGACAAACTGCTGCAGCggtagaaaaaaaagagaagcgCTGGCTGACTTCCCTTATTCTAGACGTCATCGGCTCTTTTAAGACTGCGGTCACAACAACTtgactgttttctctcctcaggaGGTTTGCCTTGACAACTAAGATCCCCGACACAAAGGGCTGTCACAAGTGCTGCATTGGTGAGTGGCCTCTCCCTCCCAACcaccatgtttttatttactcaCCCTTCCATCATTTTAAACTGTGTCAATACATGAGGAACATCCACACACCAGCCACggctttcctttttctttgctgcatgtttttgttctgtttttgttttgaataaattGAATTTCTCTCATATACTAGTTATATAAACTTGACCTACATCACTCAGTCTTTCTACACTCTTCTGTTTTACAGTCAGAAACCCATATACAGGCCACAAGTATTTGTGTGGAGCGCTGCAGTCTGGGATTGTGCTGTTGCAGTGGTATGAGCCCATGCAGAGGTTTATGCTTATCAAGGTCAGTTGGctattttccttctttcctctcaAACATTACTGTTCCTCCACAAGTTTCCCTAGTAAGAGTTGGAGATGGGAATCTTTACGCAGCTTCAAAATTCACTAACCTCTTTGTTGGCCCTCTCTTCCCACGGCAGCACTTTGACTTCCCTCTGCCCAGCCCGCTGAAGGTGTTTGAGATGCTGGTGGTCCCTGAGCAGGAGTACCCTCTGGTGTGTGTGGCCATCAGCCAGGGCTCAGAGCCGGGCCAGGTGGTCCGCTTTGAGACCATCAACCTCAACTCCTGCTCCTCTTGGTTCACAGAGATGGGAGCAAGTAAGTCAAGCATGTAGAGATGAACGTCATGAAATCAATACAGAGAGACGTGTTTGTAgagatgtgtaaaaaaaaaaaaactgagtttATTGATTGTAGCCTGCATTGTCCCAAGTCTTTATGGATCTGTCATTGGTATCATGTGAAATGCAGCATCctgtttcctttctgcagctaaTCAGCAGGTGGATGCGATCCACGTCACCCAgctggagagagacacagtgttggtgtgtttgGACCGTAAGTACAGTCTCTGTTCGTCAGCTCCGACCAAAATTCTTCACAAATAGCTTTTATTTAGTCCAGATGTGCATGTTCTTACagcctttttattatttctctccACAGAAAATTTGAAGATTGTTAATCTCCAGGGCAGACTGAAGTCCAACAAGAAGCTGGCGTCTGAGCTCAGTTTTGACTTTGGCATCGGATCTGTTGGTAAGATTTAGAGAGGTGATGGGCTTCACAGTCTCTGTACATAAAAAGAGGTAAAAGGGGAATATTCAGTAAAACATCCAACACATGTACAGAAAAAGCTGGTTGTATATCCACTAAAGTTACTCATTTCATTGACAAATGGCTTTGTGTAAACTCAAACTGAATAGTTGGTAATGTTGCCCTCTTACTTCCTCTCCTGACAGTGTGCCTTCAGGACAGCGTCCTGGCCTTCTGGAAACATGGCATGCAGGGGAAGAGCTTCAAGTCTAATGAGGTAAAATATTCCATGACCACGACGGCTGGGTGAAACCTTAGATTAAAGATACTTATCgctgtagttattttaacataaGTGCTGCGTTCAAATTCTGCACCACTTTATTGTTGAAAGCACTTAGAAACAGATGGCTCAGAAAACTTTCCATTAAActaattttaaagcttttaaaatcaatattttcatcagCATATGCGTatcaattttcaattttctttggTTGCCAGTGACACTAGTGTAGAAACACTGAATGCACACTTTGTCACGTCCCTGAATACAGAGGTGTTTGTTCAACACGTGAACAAACACCTCTGGCTCTCGTCAACAAAGACCCTGAGTGCCAGCTGTTTACATGCGTGGCTACATGCTGTAGGTGAGCCCAGGATTAGACCTCGGGTGGAGCCATACAAGGTGTCTTTGTGTCAGGTCGAGGTAATGAATTTGTCCCCCTTTCACGGAGGGATTCCATGTTCACCTGATCACGAGCGGCAGAATAAAAGTTCAAGAGATCACAGGGAGGTGaagcattctgtttttatgaaaaGTGATATGGCGGTCGGGGCCACCCTTTTGAAAGCTCGTCGTGTCAGACGTGGCCCGCGGCGCTCGGATGGAACAGAAGGTCTGTTTGTGGAGTCTGTGCTCAGCCCAGCTTGACAGTTCTCCCATAGCGAGGATTTTTGAAATGTCAGCGGCCATGCAAAATTCATGCTCAATCATAAACGAACGCCGTCACACAACAGGGATCAGCGCTAAATAATTCAGCCTTTGTCTCGTTATGATTCCCCTCAAAAGCTACGGCATTCAAAGGGGGGCAGGCCCATTGATCCGTGCTCGCCTCGGTGGGTGCTTCTCTGAACACCCGAGACCTTGTTCTCATTTAGACTTAAACAGATCAGATCTCTCCTGGGGCCAAGGACTTACACCCAGCAGGTGTCACACGGCGACTATCTCGCATCTGTCGACAagttttcatgtcatgtcaacACGTGAGAGTTTGTTTTGAAGGGGCCCTTGTCTTTTACACTGCAAAGTGTCAGGCTACATCTTGTGACTAGAACAGGTAAGCTCCAGGATTGTACACAGTAACGCAGAGTCCCTGGAGACAGCACTCGGTTACCTACAGTCTGTTAAAAGACTGTTTGTTGGGTCGGTCACAATAAGTAATCCTAGTGTAAACAGCTGAGCTGCATGGGAACTTTCTCACTCTGAAATTGATTGACGGGTCTTGTACTGACTCTAAACAgctaattaattatattttgtgatTCATAAAAAGATTTATGAATACGTAGTATGTCAGATGTAGTATGCCAAAAATACCAGGTTATACTGCATCTAATCACATTTTGCAGTTTGCAAACCAGTGTGTTTTTCTGGctgttctgacccacaatcctctgcacaGCTGAAGATGCCTCACATCAACTGAGCCACAGAGAGATTTCCACATCACATACTCcttctttttaattcaaatatcATGCTGTGGATTGTGACAGATGTACGAGCAAGAGAGTCAAAGATTAATGTGCAATTTTATCAAGTAGTATGTCTGAACTGTATGTGTACTGCATGCAGGAGTACGTAGTGTATAAGCGCAACTGCAGTACGTACTAAAAGAGTAGCGTGAGTTTAAGtacaaaattaataaaaacatacagcTTGCGATAAGAGCCACACCTGTGGTGAAAATGTCGTGAGAATAACAAACCTTTATTATTCGTGCGTGTGAATGCCTCGTCAGCACCACCATTCATTAAAATGCACAGACTACCCGCTGTCAGTTGAagtcagttgtgttttttcGTCCCCAGGTGACCCAGGAGATTTGTGATCCAAGCAGAGTCTTCCGCCTCCTTGGATCTGACAGGTTGGTGCAGAGTTATTTAATCTTTATGTCAAACACAGAGTGAATGAGCACGTACCACAAAAATCTCAAAGGACAAATATCACACCTCACCTTataagaaagaaacaaacaacaacaactaggGCCTCACTCTCCCTTCTCCCTTCTCCCTTATCCTGTTCATCTGTCTTTCCATCCACACTGTAATTTGTCAGCCCCCTGACCTCCATCATAACAGGCCCTTGTGATTATGGCCGTCCTCCCTCAGGTGTTATTACCTGGAAACCAACAAACAACCACTGCTCACCTGCTGTGTTGTGAGCCCACAGCTCTCATCTCCTGCTGCCTCTCACTGTGTCggcctctctgtctctacctgACCTCCTCAATCTAATTTCATCTCAACTCCACCTCACAGGAAAAACAGGAACCACATAATGTTTcactgtttgattaaaaaatgactaaaaccaTCAAGAATAATTTTCTGTGGATCTATTAATCATCTCAGCTCTGGACTGATGTCATCATGGTTGTAGCTGCAGAAACAGCAGGATGTGATTTAGctccccacctctctctctcacacacgcacacacacacacacacgcacacactcagtGTATGATGCTCTCCCATCAGTGGCTCTTGATGAAGCCGCCGTGCCCGTGGCGCTGCAGCACGGcctgcctctgcctctctctgcccAGCCCCTCCATGTTTTATTCACTGCCGCCCGGGCACTGCCAGCCTGGTTTGAGTGTCTCTCCATGCCTCTGTAATTTCATCTGATGGAACGGACAGTATGGACTGTAGCTTCCCTGCTCACCTATCACCGCCACGAGACGGGTGCATCTGAAGATGCACCCACTGCCGTCATTATCTGACTGTGACGGCTACATCAGGGCAGTTACGTGCCGTTTAGCATCAACTGTCAGTCCTCTGGAGAACGACACCAAGAACATGATGCTTTGAGTTTTGTCActggttgttgctgttgaattaGCAGCTCCTGGGGAAAACGCTTTCCTCTTTCATCAAATTCCAAATCTACAATCTGTGGTTTACATTTTCTGATTGTGTacaggttaaaaaaacacaagatcaTGTCAACTAAACCATTTTACCTAATGTGTAGGTTTTTAAAACACTGGTAATCCTGCTAAAGAAAGGTCATTGCCTCCTTTtccattgtttgttttctggcGGTCAACGTCAGG
It contains:
- the map4k5 gene encoding mitogen-activated protein kinase kinase kinase kinase 5 isoform X1; translated protein: MDIFPRPSGEIQRRNPQHDFELIQRVGSGTYGDVYKARNIQTGELAAVKIIKLEPGDDFSIIQQEIFMVKECMHHNIVAYFGSYLCREKLWICMEYCGGGSLQDIYHVTGPLSELQIAYVCRETIQGLGYLHSKGKMHRDIKGANILLTDNGDVKLADFGVAAKITATIAKRKSFIGTPYWMAPEVAAVEKNGGYNQLCDIWAVGITSIELAELQPPMFDLHPMRALFLMSKSSFQPPKLKDKNKWSTAFHNFVKVSLTKNPKKRPTAEKLLSHVYVAQTGLTRRLAVDLLDKMNNPDNHQHYSEVDDDDLEPLSAVRHTIRSTNKHARAERTRSEIDSNNGTVQGGPGSSPSFTEGHRGAAVDKLQFEPPLRKETEAHSEMDVSKDNDFPSPWSPFAEGGITTRGHIAHLEDAFEEVELSTIKPGVPPPLPPKPRLNSSSEELGLNDERSLTVRRFPNSENGPSQVARRQSTPEQGNKVEHSSPDYLSASVSSPGLLSHASDPDNDSDDSVNGGSPRAPPNRQHRKEKKEFPKPAINGLPPTPKVLMGACFSKVFDGCPLKINCATSWIHPDTKDQYLIFGTEDGIYTLNLNELHEATMEQLFPRKCTWLYVINNNLMSLSGKTFQLYSHNLIGLFEQLKKPGLAAQFQTHRFPDKILPRRFALTTKIPDTKGCHKCCIVRNPYTGHKYLCGALQSGIVLLQWYEPMQRFMLIKHFDFPLPSPLKVFEMLVVPEQEYPLVCVAISQGSEPGQVVRFETINLNSCSSWFTEMGATNQQVDAIHVTQLERDTVLVCLDQNLKIVNLQGRLKSNKKLASELSFDFGIGSVVCLQDSVLAFWKHGMQGKSFKSNEVTQEICDPSRVFRLLGSDRVVVLESRPTDNPTALSNLYILAGHENSY
- the map4k5 gene encoding mitogen-activated protein kinase kinase kinase kinase 5 isoform X2, with amino-acid sequence MDIFPRPSGEIQRRNPQHDFELIQRVGSGTYGDVYKARNIQTGELAAVKIIKLEPGDDFSIIQQEIFMVKECMHHNIVAYFGSYLCREKLWICMEYCGGGSLQDIYHVTGPLSELQIAYVCRETIQGLGYLHSKGKMHRDIKGANILLTDNGDVKLADFGVAAKITATIAKRKSFIGTPYWMAPEVAAVEKNGGYNQLCDIWAVGITSIELAELQPPMFDLHPMRALFLMSKSSFQPPKLKDKNKWSTAFHNFVKVSLTKNPKKRPTAEKLLSHVYVAQTGLTRRLAVDLLDKMNNPDNHQHYSEVDDDDLEPLSAVRHTIRSTNKHARAERTRSEIDFDKLQFEPPLRKETEAHSEMDVSKDNDFPSPWSPFAEGGITTRGHIAHLEDAFEEVELSTIKPGVPPPLPPKPRLNSSSEELGLNDERSLTVRRFPNSENGPSQVARRQSTPEQGNKVEHSSPDYLSASVSSPGLLSHASDPDNDSDDSVNGGSPRAPPNRQHRKEKKEFPKPAINGLPPTPKVLMGACFSKVFDGCPLKINCATSWIHPDTKDQYLIFGTEDGIYTLNLNELHEATMEQLFPRKCTWLYVINNNLMSLSGKTFQLYSHNLIGLFEQLKKPGLAAQFQTHRFPDKILPRRFALTTKIPDTKGCHKCCIVRNPYTGHKYLCGALQSGIVLLQWYEPMQRFMLIKHFDFPLPSPLKVFEMLVVPEQEYPLVCVAISQGSEPGQVVRFETINLNSCSSWFTEMGATNQQVDAIHVTQLERDTVLVCLDQNLKIVNLQGRLKSNKKLASELSFDFGIGSVVCLQDSVLAFWKHGMQGKSFKSNEVTQEICDPSRVFRLLGSDRVVVLESRPTDNPTALSNLYILAGHENSY